The Candidatus Nitrosopumilus sp. SW genomic sequence TACTAGAGCACCAAGGGTAATTTGCGTAATAACAAATACGGTTGCAAGAGTACTTGTGATTTTGATTTTTGTGTCAGCTCGTTTGTTGAGAAAGCTTGCAACCATGGTTGCAATAACCAAAGTACCAGTGGTAGCAGCTGCTAATCTATGAATCCATTCAATAAGATATTCTTCAGATGGCATCACACCATTTGGACATAACGGCCATTCAGGACAAGTTAATCCCAATCCAGCTGCTGAAATATATCCACCTAAGAACATAAGTGAGTACAAAACTATCATTGTTGCTAATGCAAGATATTGTATTGCCAAAATTATTCTACTATGAAGTTGCCTACCATGCCTTGTAATGCATGTCCAGGAACTGTACAGATGTAATAGTAACTACCAGGAGCACCAGCAGTAAATGTAGTACTACCACTTTC encodes the following:
- a CDS encoding heme A synthase — its product is MAIQYLALATMIVLYSLMFLGGYISAAGLGLTCPEWPLCPNGVMPSEEYLIEWIHRLAAATTGTLVIATMVASFLNKRADTKIKITSTLATVFVITQITLGALVIDTKLHAVLVAIHLGIGILLFSMVLLTAIFAFRISSKSLETKV